The genome window ATATTGTTAACTTGTTTGCACAGGCAATCACGTCTCACTCACAAAATAGTGTGAATGGTTGGTCTGTGTAGCATCCTATAAGGACAGGGGTCCAGTGGTGTAAGCCCCAAAGTCTTGTCCATGTTAGGCTGCTGGGTTCGTTTGAAACTTGACTCAGTCCATGTGGAGTTCAGTGTCACAGTCACAGCAGTGCCAGtttatgctgtgtgtgtctatgtgtgtgtgtgtgtgtgtgtgtgcgtgtgtgttgtgtacttACCACATAGTGAGGACAAGATTTTAAGGAACAGACTGAGGACAGTTTGGGTTGGTTTTCAGGGTTTAGGTTCGTGTTAGCCGTTAAGTTGAGATGGCTAAGGttagggaatgcattatgtcaataCGGGGTCCTCATATGGATAGAAGTGTGtgtcttcgtgtgtgtgtgtgtgtgtgtgtttgtgtgtctccagCTCTTCCAGCTTTCTGATTGCTGCCCAGCCGACACACACCTGCAACCCATCAACATATCTACTCAGCAGTGTGGATCGCCATCATTGTTGTTTCAGCCGTTGTGGTTGATCGTGGCTCAGACCACTTTGAATTCAGAGCTCCGTCTCTTGTTGCTTTCTTTGATGAACTGACGTTGTCTCTCTGTGCCGCAGAATCACTGCACGTCCGCCTGTTTCCCTGCTCATCTCTTTGTCATCCTGTCTACGACCCGTCTGCTGGTTTAAATTCCAAGCAGACTTCATCCCATCCCTGCCTCCATCCCTGCTCTGACCTGCTTTGCCAGCCACCAACTTCCCTCTGCCTTCATCCTCACCTCTGTCCGCCTTCGCTCCCTGAATGTCAATAaaccttttcttcttcattctgACTCTGAGTCTGTGTCCTGGCTTTGGGTTCCCCCTGTCCCCCTGTCAAATTCATATGAACCTTATGGAGACATACGGTAGCCTATACTTAAGCTGTGACAGGATGGCATATGGCTGAGGCTGCAAATATCTAGGCTATCATCTGAGACCATCTCAGGGTGGTGTTGCAACACCAGTCCTTCAGATGCAAGAATGGAAAGCCTGGCTGCAATAATTTAGAATGAACTCATAAGACCTTAATTTGCACCCCAAGAGCCCcatcatgttattttttttattctatttctctttttattaaGTAGTTTTCatgcaaatgtgtttacatgtattAAAGGAATGATTTTTATTTCCGATCTTAGTGTaagttatgtgtgttttgtgaatgtTCTGTGTGAATTGCTGCTTTCCCTTATTTCCAATTTCCCTTAGGGATTTAataaaatctatctatctagaagATTAACTAGGCAATTAAATCAACTTCTGATCATCCTGTCACAACACAGCAGGCAAGAGTATAAGAAATATTGCTGGCAgtattaaagataaaaaatatgttATAAAGTAAATTAATAATTATACTCATTATGCATATGAATGGGCTATATAGAAACATTTCACTGGCACCACTGAAGACAGAATTAACTATTTCTACCAAGCAACAGTGTGTGAACCATCAAATATACTATTATAGTGGAGATGGAAAGCAGTGTGTTTTTGAGGGCATTAAATAAGCTGTCCTAGCACATGCACAGCTTCTGAGAGGCCAGTTTCTTCATTTAATGTGACTGGGATTAaacatttcctccattaattAGAAAGTGACCGAGGCTCCTTGGTGCTCGTTCACGTGGCTTCTGGCTATAAGTTTTTCCTCACATATCAAACTGGTGGACATGAGCCGGAGTGCGTCCACTCTCCCGTCCATTCTTTTCATTAATATTCTCAGATGAAATTTACAACATCGCAGTAGGCATCTTAAATGTTGCCCATAAATCACACGAGTGTAACATGTCCCGTGAAGCCGGTGAGCAGCGGGCCCGCTCGGGTTTCCACACGTCTAGCTATAGGCCTCCGCACACATGGTAGCATCCTCATTTGTTCGCCTAAAAATAGGTCGAGACTAGTAGACACATTTTTTCGAAACCCACGCATCTTGGCACCTGATACTGAGACCCAAAGCGCTGTAAATGGTGTTGCACAAGGATATATAAGAGCGAGGGAAAGGGGCTTTTGGCATTCACTCGAGTCCGCCTTGGTTTTCACTCGCCTCAACGCAGCGCAAAGGTGAGTTGGAAACGCGCCCCGCCGAGGCCGAGCTGAGCGGCTTGTTGCACCGGGAGGAGAGGCCTTCACACGAGGGGACCCCGGTGGACTATAACTGTAGGGGGAAATGGGACCAACATAGCCGACAACCACACGGGACCGCAGGACGATTCAATCAGTGCGAGGCGGAGGCCAAATGTGGCCGCTTGGTTTCTAAGGATCGACGCTCGCTGGATGATAATTGCGCTATTTTACATGCTCCCTCTTAACCGGATGAAAAACACACGTAGAAAGCTAAAGACGCGTTTGACTCCACTGCTGCATGATTACATGCGTGATTCGGCCTCTCGGTGGGAGCATCGTCCCGGCCTGTTTAGGTCGTGTCGGGATAAACCCAGCCAGGCCTGTTCTCGACATCCGGAGGCAAAGAGTAGCTCTTTAGCccgtgagaaaaaaaaaaaatgttgatgccGTGTCAGCCTATGCAAATTAAAGCAATTGATTAGTTGAACTGACGACCAAAAGAAACaagtggacattttttttttttgcttctaaGATGCTTCATAGTAGAGTGTTAATAGTCCCTGAGCTTCCACTCTCCTGTGAAGCTAGAGGAGGAATAGCCTTGCTTCAAACTTAAAGTTAGTGTCTGGACGTTGATGCATGACTTTAGCCCACAGGCCTGAGCATCTGTCCGATATGTGCTGATTCAAACCCAGAATACCTCCCTGAAGTCCCGCGTCTTAGGCCCGCACACTCAAACCTCAGATACAAAGTCCTGAATTAAAATGGTTCCCTCTGACGAAGGATATTTGCAATGCAATAATAAATGACTGTGTTGGATTTGTGATGCTCATACTAACGGCAAGccttgtcttctctcctctctaaGAATAAAAAATGGCCTTCGCTGGTGTCCTCGGTGATGCTGACATGAAAGCAGCTCTGGATGGCTGCTCAGGTGAGCTGCATTGTCTTCTTTTATTCGTCTATACAGCAAACCACACAGTTATCTTCATTCTCATATTAAGACTTTTCATTGCAATTGTAATTGAAAAAGCGGTAGAAATGTGGATCGCTGTGCAGGACTCTTCAGAAAGTGTAAACCTGATGGTTTAAACTGCACCGATATCACATTACATCGACCGCCTGCCAGGCGCTTATGGTGTTAACATGTGTGTTCCAGCTGCTGACTCCTTTGACTACAAGAAGTTCTTCAAGACATGCGGCCTGGCCAGCAAGACCGCAGAAGATGTCAAGAAGGCCTTCGCCATCATTGACCAGGACAACAGCGGCTTcattgaggaggaggagctgaagtaAGACCCTCAAGCGATGCACACTTGGTGCCTCTGAGGCACCAAAACATGCACCAGATCTAAtgtcactgtgctgtgtttgactTTTTAGAAAAACAAGGAATCTATTTACTCTTAGCCCTCTTCTGGACATTTTGCTTTAGCTTGGCTTTAATCAAACTACACACTTATTGCACCAAAAAACTAAAGAAAGCCCATATTTAATGCAgcctgatgtttttttttacctttatacATTTAAATGCCTGCAGACAGGCTTGTTGCCACTTTACATTTTGCCTTAAAATCTCAGTTCTGTAGAGGATAGATACTTGTTCTGCACAGTAACTTACCAACAGGTCAATCAACACAGCCTGAGATATATAACATAACCTTaactcctgctgcttcctccaccTTTCAGGCTGTTCCTGCAGAACTTCTCTGCTTCCGCCAGAGCCCTCACTGACAAGGAGACCAAGGCTTTCCTCGCCGCCGGCGACAGTGACGGTGATGGCAAGATCGGAGTCGATGGTAAGAATTCCTCTTCCTGCATGTCTTTGAATGCAGCAGAGACGCACAAGATTCAATCTGATGCCTTTTAGCAGTGGACTCCAGAGCAATCATTTAGCATCCATTCACATACTCAGAGAGTGGGTCCAGTTGGTCTAGAATCTAGATCATACCACCGTGATGACATAAGAACCTGAATACGCTTTGTTCACCACTAATGgcagttttattgtgttttcacagagtTTGCTGCCCTTGTAAAGGCATAAATGTCCATTGACCAAGATCCCCCCTCTTTTCATGGAACTGCGAACTCCTTGCAAGATTCAGTAATCATCAGCTGAAAGAATATTTTTTATACCTTATTTATGAGTTGCCTGCGGATTATTTCTCAACATTGAACACATACTTTACTGTGAATGTTATTCAGGTGTGTTAAATGTTCTGAAAAATGACTTGTGCAAACTGTACAACACCATCTGCACTTTTGAGGAAGAGTGAAGAACCAGGAATAAATACTCTTTTGCTGTAAAGTCATCTCCTGCAGGTCAGTCGTCTTTGCATTGGTGCATTACACACAACCCGCTGTATTCGCATAGCTGTGGCTATGTCAACACAACGGGCTGAGGAAGAGGCGGTGCGAAACGAGGCTCCACCTGCCAGGGATTTTGAATACTCGGGAGGTGCTGAGAGGCAATTGAACTGACCTGCCCTGCACTTGTTTTGATAATTGGTTAATGGGAGGGGGAGTTTAGCTGGACTCAAGCCACGAGCTGGCAAACACAGTGGGAAAGGCCCTGGGGGCTTTGCTTGCATGCTTCCTGGATCCAGGGAGGTTTGCAATGGATAGCTGTCACACATAGTGTAATTAGTTGGTCTGCTCCAAGGTCTTTTTCTCCACCAACTGCTGCGTAGTCAATTAGATGATGTGCTGTGGCAACAGGGGGGCTATTAACAGCCACTGTTGCATCAGCAACCTTCAGCAGGTTGAATCTGGTGCATAGATGCAGATCTTTAGTGGTCTAATGGGCTCTTAACAAATTATTCAATTTATCTATTCAGTTTTCGTGCAGTGTTTGGACTGTAATGCTTATTTGGGAAATATTCTATACAAATATTGGCGCACAAATATATTCAATGAGGTTACTCAGGGAACTGCCAGTCAGCAATATGTAAACCCTCAGCCCTATCAGATGACACCCTGAGCCTGTTACCACTAACCGGTGGtcaaaacagaaagaggcacagtgacagcagcctcACCCCGCGGGACAGTGCTGCCACCTACAGGGCGAAGCTGTTCTCAGCATTTCAGGTGGAGAAATCATACAATTATGTCAAGATGAACCGATCTCCCTCTATTTTTTGAACTTTGGAGTTTACAGAAGCATCTGCCTAACAGCATGGGCACTACCTTGAGCTTTTAAACGCTTTCGGCTCTTAGAATAACATGAACGGTACCCGGGCTTACGAAGAAAAGGGGGCTATGTGGACTCTGCAACTGAAGAGGGGCGATTCCGAAAATCACTCAGTCCGCTTTGACCCATTTGGACaacaataaagacattttgtAGATATGCCGGTCAAAATGGGAATGAGTGACATTTGGAATTTGTAGCTTTTAAGCTGCACAGTTCTGACTGCTTTGtgcttgatttgattttaaataGACTTTTAGAAACTTGATTTTAATTCACtaaatctgacaaaaacaaacaaaaacttatGCTCATTGTGGCTGTGAGGACTGTCGATGTTACAGAGCAAAATCATCTGATTCTCACATATTATTCCTACACCATCATCTAATTCATAAATACGGGTGAGAGACCAAACTCGCCAgataaatttaattaaaatataaatgaatacaATAGTCTGTGCCTCCCAAATTAGCAATGTACCAcgaaaagaggggaaaaaagaactAATTAGCGCGACTTACGCCACCTTTAACGCATGCAAGCTCCTTCTCCACCCTCCTGCACACGGTTGTGTGGTGCCAGCAGCATTTCCAAATCGTCCTCCTCAGCAGTGCGCAGGCCTATTCTTAGCAATGGGGGGACATTAAAGACTTCTTCAAACGCACCTTTTAAGCGTCTTCATTTGTGAAACTTAAAATAGACCCTCTGGCCACAGGGCGAATTTTCGCCACCCCCTTCCCGGCGGTGTCAGTTGTCTTATGCCTCAGATTTCCGATTGAGTGGGACTATAAAAGGTCACCGGGAGCACCGGGAAGATCACTGCAGTCGACTCGACTCTTGTCTTGTATCATCTGTACCCCACAAAGCAAAGACACCAGAGGTGAGTTTGaatgaaaggagggaggagagccGGGATCCGTGCGGGCAAAAGCCCGCAGCAGCGCGCTTGGCATCTCTGAgaaaacatttctgattttttttttaaacaaaacaatttaatatGGACTTCGAGTTGCCTGCTGCAACTAAAGAAAGAATtgtctttatcttttatttttttgcggGAGCGTCACCCGCATGAAGACATGGATTACTGCTCAGAGCTGCCAGCATCTGTAGAGTTGCAGTAGGGAACACGTGTCAGTCTCAACCCCTCGACCGGGATCTGGACAGAAGTGGATTGAAATCTGAAATGGGTCTATTCTAATCTATTTCTATTCCATTTGGAATAATTAACAGTTTGGAAATGTTGCCAACAGACCGCAGTTATGTGAACCGTGGAGTGGCGCTCTGTTGGTAGAATGATGACGCCTGTGTAATGTGATTCATGATATTTATTCTAAaggataaaataaatataaatgtgttgACCCATAATCCACATAGTCAGCAATATGCGATAGCTGCAGAAATGGCTCCGCAGCCATTTTTATTGAACGGGTCCTGCAGAATAACcgctttcatttgatttctctGCAGATCAAAATGGCCTTCGCAGGTGTACTGAGTGATGCTGACGTCGCTGCAGCCCTGGATGGGTGCAAAGGTGACTCTTCACAAAATCCCATGCAGTCACagcacccccctccccccagtGTGGCCTTTTGTTTGGTGCATCAATGTACGTTTTcatgtggagtttttttttagtcaCAAGCTGCGTGCATTTCAGACGCTGGCACATTCGACCACAAGAAGTTCTTCAAGGCGTGCGGCATGGCCGGCAAGTCCGCCGACGACGTCAAGAAGGCCTTCGCCATCATCGACCAGGACAAGAGCGGCTTTATTGAGGAGGATGAGCTGAAGTAAGACACGCACCTGTGGCTGCACATCAAACGCAACACCACGGGACGTTTGTCCTGAACAGACATCCACACATCAGAGCTGCTCATGCAAAACATACTCAGGCACCTTGTCTTCTGATATCAGCTGCATAAAACAACAGTTCCTTTTGTCTGTAAGTCCAGTGAATAACAGTCGTTATTGGTTTATTGTTCTCACCAGACTGAGGGAATGTAAACTTTGGGAGCCACAGGGTCAAACTATCTTTAGCAACCTGTTTTAAGTCCTATAacagcccccctcctcccttaTTCGAGGGAAAGTAAC of Chelmon rostratus isolate fCheRos1 chromosome 17, fCheRos1.pri, whole genome shotgun sequence contains these proteins:
- the LOC121621497 gene encoding parvalbumin beta-like encodes the protein MAFAGVLGDADMKAALDGCSAADSFDYKKFFKTCGLASKTAEDVKKAFAIIDQDNSGFIEEEELKLFLQNFSASARALTDKETKAFLAAGDSDGDGKIGVDEFAALVKA
- the LOC121620269 gene encoding parvalbumin beta translates to MAFAGVLSDADVAAALDGCKDAGTFDHKKFFKACGMAGKSADDVKKAFAIIDQDKSGFIEEDELKLFLQNFKAGARALTDAETSVFLKAGDTDGDGKIGADEFASLVKA